Proteins encoded by one window of Cyclobacteriaceae bacterium:
- a CDS encoding polyprenyl synthetase family protein — MSKKNHITPGTYRSWIEQEIQHHNFGNEPASLYEPIRYLMNIGGKRMRPLLVLLGYSLFKKSVKQAVPYAVALEAFHNFTLMHDDIMDNAPLRRGNVTVHEKWNVNTAILSGDVMLVKVYNMFLSLKPETLKPVLKAFNTCAAEVCEGQQWDMEFETLNQVTVEQYIYMIRQKTAVLLGFSLELGGMLAGASKTDCKALREFGINIGIGFQLMDDLLDAYADPKKFGKQVGGDIIANKKTFLLITALERANKQQRAELQQWLQAKKFNKQAKVKAVKQIFNELQIPELTEGKIKLYFKKGFKQLEKVGGNKTAKKVLKAFTEELIARQS, encoded by the coding sequence GTGTCAAAAAAAAATCATATAACTCCTGGGACTTATAGAAGTTGGATTGAACAAGAAATTCAACACCACAATTTTGGAAACGAACCCGCTTCCCTATACGAACCGATCCGCTACCTGATGAACATTGGGGGCAAACGCATGCGCCCGCTGCTGGTGTTACTGGGTTATTCGCTCTTTAAAAAATCTGTGAAGCAGGCTGTGCCCTATGCAGTGGCCTTAGAAGCCTTTCACAACTTCACGTTGATGCATGACGACATCATGGATAATGCTCCGCTGCGCAGGGGAAATGTTACCGTGCACGAAAAATGGAATGTGAACACGGCCATTCTTTCCGGAGATGTGATGCTGGTAAAGGTGTACAACATGTTCTTGTCGCTGAAACCGGAAACGTTGAAGCCGGTACTGAAAGCGTTTAACACCTGTGCAGCTGAAGTGTGCGAAGGGCAGCAATGGGACATGGAATTTGAAACCCTGAATCAGGTAACCGTAGAACAATACATCTACATGATTCGTCAGAAGACTGCCGTGCTATTGGGTTTCAGCCTCGAGTTGGGCGGCATGTTGGCAGGCGCCTCCAAAACCGATTGCAAGGCGTTGCGTGAATTTGGGATCAACATCGGCATTGGTTTTCAGTTGATGGATGATTTACTGGATGCATATGCCGATCCAAAAAAATTTGGCAAGCAGGTAGGTGGTGACATTATTGCGAACAAAAAAACTTTTTTACTGATTACTGCGCTTGAACGCGCCAACAAGCAACAACGTGCTGAGCTTCAGCAGTGGTTGCAGGCAAAGAAATTTAACAAGCAGGCCAAGGTCAAAGCAGTTAAGCAGATTTTTAATGAACTTCAGATTCCTGAATTAACCGAAGGCAAAATCAAACTATACTTTAAGAAAGGGTTTAAACAACTGGAAAAAGTTGGCGGAAACAAAACTGCAAAAAAAGTATTAAAAGCTTTTACGGAAGAGTTGATCGCCCGACAATCCTGA
- a CDS encoding glycosyltransferase family 4 protein — translation MKVLLIHQFYNTPASGGAIRSYYLANALVEKGMEVVVITTHNASNIKTITSEGIEIHYLPVDYNNRYGFFKRIYSFWLFVWHIVKYAGNFRDADMVYAISTPLTTGLAAMWIKLRYNIPYYFEVGDLWPEAPVQMGFIKNPVLKAILYKLEGLIYKKSIAVVALSQPIQEAIEKTASGKKVHQIPNMADTEFYKPETKRPELEQRFGVQGKFVVAYIGTLGLANGLEYIVHSAQYAQEENLSLHFLICGDGKMHDELQGMIMDKKLTNILLTGFLKREAVREVLNVADAAVVSYRNLPVLETGSPNKYFDGLAAGKLMIVNVGGWMKHELLQHVCGIAVDPRNPADLVNQLKPFLTDSARLKNFQQNARQLAETTYSRKKIGEHFTTIFT, via the coding sequence GTGAAAGTTCTGCTGATCCACCAGTTTTACAATACACCTGCTTCAGGGGGTGCTATTCGTTCCTACTACCTGGCCAACGCATTGGTGGAAAAAGGTATGGAGGTGGTGGTCATCACCACACACAATGCCTCCAACATCAAAACCATTACTTCTGAAGGAATTGAAATTCACTACCTGCCGGTGGATTACAACAACCGGTACGGGTTCTTTAAACGGATTTATTCATTCTGGTTGTTCGTATGGCACATTGTGAAATATGCCGGCAACTTTCGCGATGCGGATATGGTGTATGCCATTTCAACGCCTCTTACCACTGGTCTTGCTGCCATGTGGATCAAACTCCGGTATAACATTCCCTATTATTTTGAAGTGGGCGACCTGTGGCCGGAAGCCCCGGTACAGATGGGCTTCATTAAAAATCCGGTACTGAAAGCGATACTTTACAAACTGGAAGGACTCATTTATAAAAAATCCATTGCAGTAGTTGCCTTGTCGCAACCCATACAGGAGGCGATTGAAAAAACGGCATCCGGAAAAAAAGTACATCAGATTCCGAATATGGCGGACACGGAATTTTACAAACCTGAAACCAAGCGACCCGAACTTGAACAACGTTTTGGTGTTCAAGGCAAATTTGTCGTTGCCTACATCGGTACATTGGGTTTGGCAAATGGATTGGAGTACATAGTCCACAGCGCACAATACGCGCAGGAAGAAAACCTGAGTCTTCATTTTTTGATTTGTGGAGATGGAAAAATGCATGACGAACTACAGGGCATGATCATGGATAAAAAACTCACCAACATTTTGTTAACCGGGTTTCTTAAGCGTGAAGCAGTGCGTGAGGTGTTGAATGTTGCCGATGCTGCAGTGGTGAGCTACAGAAATTTACCGGTGTTGGAGACTGGCTCACCGAATAAATATTTTGATGGCCTGGCGGCCGGAAAATTAATGATTGTTAATGTTGGTGGATGGATGAAGCATGAACTTTTGCAACACGTTTGTGGCATAGCTGTTGACCCAAGAAATCCGGCAGATTTAGTTAATCAGCTAAAGCCATTTCTTACGGATTCAGCGCGTTTAAAAAACTTTCAGCAAAATGCCCGCCAGTTAGCCGAAACAACTTATTCTCGGAAAAAAATAGGCGAGCATTTTACAACGATATTTACTTAG